A single window of Solenopsis invicta isolate M01_SB chromosome 3, UNIL_Sinv_3.0, whole genome shotgun sequence DNA harbors:
- the LOC105198125 gene encoding cylicin-1 isoform X2, translating into MDRLQLSSDSVDTVLPKKRLRVEDSEDDTDLPAKKRQSLFNEQLKILQNDDSETLDKNDTNACNVKEEKTILYPEKEQNVQEIFLSDSNMGKKNKDKQDAKQENGNEILLNENNIVLNKNPGEINIKKEIVEKKDNPCEKSATSTSVVSTSENNQVGTEDNEVFKKEIDEKLIAKKEAGMKKQARNNQETKKCTVDTEVVDGLELYVECASDKEESSSDSEKEKDAKPRPKTVIVKAEPNESELDCSSEGVKSDSQRATDTLEIKLEKSRVKRRSSRTSFSKLKASDSEDSQNSNSDEDYSPRTKKKMKKSLTTKRLTNEHRLVESKRGRGKSTRYSPKKNADHNNDHISDEDTHATVTEKANETTKIKNEMEEELSERESLSKSSSDNDSEKEERSRKGRKRRRSNVKPQDKHIQKLKKYLSVAGVKIKSYDDFWADCKSNAAKIKRLKQLLEENGITGRPTLEKCKRVKKKNEKMKEVSELDTSNIISEGRITRARRNMENVKKTPPDTPPRHREARNTFKRIQTVVDIDSDSE; encoded by the exons ATGGACAGACTACAATTATCATCTGATTCTGTAGATACCGTATTACCAAAGAAGAGACTACGAGTAGAAGATTCTGAAGATGATACAGATTTACCTGCTAAGAAACGCCAAAGTCTTTTCAATgaacaattgaaaatattgcaaaatgatgATTCTGAAACTTTAGACAAAAATGATACAAATGCATGTAATGTTAAGGAGGAAAAAACAATATTGTATCCAGAGAAGGAGCAAAATGTACAAGAGATATTCCTATCCGATTCAAATATGGGCAAGAAGAATAAGGACAAACAGGATGCCAAGCAAGAAAATGGGAATGAGATCCTTTTAAATGAGAATAATATTGTTCTGAATAAAAACCCtggagaaattaatattaagaaagaaATTGTTGAAAAGAAG gatAATCCATGTGAAAAGTCTGCTACAAGTACAAGTGTAGTGTCTACTTCTGAAAATAATCAAGTTGGAACAGAGGACAATGaggtatttaaaaaagaaattgatgaGAAATTAATAGCTAAAAAGGAAGCTGGAATGAAGAAACAAGCACGTAACAACCAAGAGACAAAGAAATGTACTGTGGACACAGAAGTGGTAGATGGACTGGAACTTTATGTAGAATGTGCGAGTGATAAAGAAGAATCGAGTTCTGATAGTGAGAAGGAAAAAGATGCAAAACCACGGCCGAAAACGGTGATCGTCAAAGCTGAACCAAATGAGTCGGAATTGGACTGTTCGTCGGAAGGAGTAAAGTCTGATTCGCAACGAGCCACCGACACGCTGGAAATTAAATTGGAAAAGAGCAGGGTGAAGAGGAGAAGCTCGCGGACAAGTTTCAGTAAATTGAAAGCTTCCGATTCAGAGGACAGCCAGAATAGTAATTCAGATGAGGATTATAGTCCACGGACaaaaaagaagatgaaaaaaTCTCTAACAACAAAGAGATTGACAAATGAACATCGCTTGGTCGAATCGAAAAGAGGACGAGGTAAAAGTACAAGATATTCTCCCAAAAAAAATGCTGATCACAATAATGATCATATATCCGACGAAGATACGCACGCAACTGTAACAGAGAAAGCTAACGAAACaacgaaaattaaaaatgaaatggaGGAAGAATTGTCAGAGAGAGAATCTTTAAGTAAAAGTTCAAGTGATAATGATTCTGAAAAGGAAGAGAGATCTAGGAAGGGTAGAAAGAGAAGACGAAGCAACGTT aaaccACAAGATAAACACATACAGAAGCTGAAGAAATATTTAAGCGTCGCTGGtgtgaaaataaaatcttacGATGACTTTTGGGCCGATTGTAAGAGTAATGCTGCAAAAATCAAGCGCCTAAAGCAATTGTTAGAGGAGAATGGCATTACTGGCAGACCAACGTTGGAAAAATGTAAACGagtgaaaaaaaagaacgaaaagaTGAAAGAGGTATCTGAACTGGACACATCCAACATAATATCTGaag gCCGAATTACTCGCGCACGAAGAAACATGGAAAACGTTAAAAAGACACCTCCGGATACTCCGCCACGACATCGAGAGGCTCGTAATACATTTAAACGTATTCAAACTGTTGTTGACATTGATAGCGATTCGGAATAA
- the LOC105198125 gene encoding cylicin-1 isoform X1: MVESDCSETEEGDMDRLQLSSDSVDTVLPKKRLRVEDSEDDTDLPAKKRQSLFNEQLKILQNDDSETLDKNDTNACNVKEEKTILYPEKEQNVQEIFLSDSNMGKKNKDKQDAKQENGNEILLNENNIVLNKNPGEINIKKEIVEKKDNPCEKSATSTSVVSTSENNQVGTEDNEVFKKEIDEKLIAKKEAGMKKQARNNQETKKCTVDTEVVDGLELYVECASDKEESSSDSEKEKDAKPRPKTVIVKAEPNESELDCSSEGVKSDSQRATDTLEIKLEKSRVKRRSSRTSFSKLKASDSEDSQNSNSDEDYSPRTKKKMKKSLTTKRLTNEHRLVESKRGRGKSTRYSPKKNADHNNDHISDEDTHATVTEKANETTKIKNEMEEELSERESLSKSSSDNDSEKEERSRKGRKRRRSNVKPQDKHIQKLKKYLSVAGVKIKSYDDFWADCKSNAAKIKRLKQLLEENGITGRPTLEKCKRVKKKNEKMKEVSELDTSNIISEGRITRARRNMENVKKTPPDTPPRHREARNTFKRIQTVVDIDSDSE; this comes from the exons ATGGTAGAATCTGATTGCAGTGAAACTGAGGAAGGAGATATGGACAGACTACAATTATCATCTGATTCTGTAGATACCGTATTACCAAAGAAGAGACTACGAGTAGAAGATTCTGAAGATGATACAGATTTACCTGCTAAGAAACGCCAAAGTCTTTTCAATgaacaattgaaaatattgcaaaatgatgATTCTGAAACTTTAGACAAAAATGATACAAATGCATGTAATGTTAAGGAGGAAAAAACAATATTGTATCCAGAGAAGGAGCAAAATGTACAAGAGATATTCCTATCCGATTCAAATATGGGCAAGAAGAATAAGGACAAACAGGATGCCAAGCAAGAAAATGGGAATGAGATCCTTTTAAATGAGAATAATATTGTTCTGAATAAAAACCCtggagaaattaatattaagaaagaaATTGTTGAAAAGAAG gatAATCCATGTGAAAAGTCTGCTACAAGTACAAGTGTAGTGTCTACTTCTGAAAATAATCAAGTTGGAACAGAGGACAATGaggtatttaaaaaagaaattgatgaGAAATTAATAGCTAAAAAGGAAGCTGGAATGAAGAAACAAGCACGTAACAACCAAGAGACAAAGAAATGTACTGTGGACACAGAAGTGGTAGATGGACTGGAACTTTATGTAGAATGTGCGAGTGATAAAGAAGAATCGAGTTCTGATAGTGAGAAGGAAAAAGATGCAAAACCACGGCCGAAAACGGTGATCGTCAAAGCTGAACCAAATGAGTCGGAATTGGACTGTTCGTCGGAAGGAGTAAAGTCTGATTCGCAACGAGCCACCGACACGCTGGAAATTAAATTGGAAAAGAGCAGGGTGAAGAGGAGAAGCTCGCGGACAAGTTTCAGTAAATTGAAAGCTTCCGATTCAGAGGACAGCCAGAATAGTAATTCAGATGAGGATTATAGTCCACGGACaaaaaagaagatgaaaaaaTCTCTAACAACAAAGAGATTGACAAATGAACATCGCTTGGTCGAATCGAAAAGAGGACGAGGTAAAAGTACAAGATATTCTCCCAAAAAAAATGCTGATCACAATAATGATCATATATCCGACGAAGATACGCACGCAACTGTAACAGAGAAAGCTAACGAAACaacgaaaattaaaaatgaaatggaGGAAGAATTGTCAGAGAGAGAATCTTTAAGTAAAAGTTCAAGTGATAATGATTCTGAAAAGGAAGAGAGATCTAGGAAGGGTAGAAAGAGAAGACGAAGCAACGTT aaaccACAAGATAAACACATACAGAAGCTGAAGAAATATTTAAGCGTCGCTGGtgtgaaaataaaatcttacGATGACTTTTGGGCCGATTGTAAGAGTAATGCTGCAAAAATCAAGCGCCTAAAGCAATTGTTAGAGGAGAATGGCATTACTGGCAGACCAACGTTGGAAAAATGTAAACGagtgaaaaaaaagaacgaaaagaTGAAAGAGGTATCTGAACTGGACACATCCAACATAATATCTGaag gCCGAATTACTCGCGCACGAAGAAACATGGAAAACGTTAAAAAGACACCTCCGGATACTCCGCCACGACATCGAGAGGCTCGTAATACATTTAAACGTATTCAAACTGTTGTTGACATTGATAGCGATTCGGAATAA
- the LOC105204683 gene encoding PDZ and LIM domain protein 5, producing MEEEMTNRPKWLLELENRKRKPRLAHEAGAGAPCTNCNSACPGLDLHFWRKICKNCKCGRDDHDVDDDEFPQFDLLFGPSGKFKKKSMCLQVNNKKANAGESTFEWVPPDTTKELAVDYMKALPMEKLPIKGSVGAVLRRQLLQKQLPLHDIDYKVCDQLSEQEQKQFERYLENIKKYVGQGKVMKMLAARPFDRSLVTPVNATDMQTCSPQHKSCIPSVPAVQLRTPSSFATMKDSSYAKHPYDTRNKRDVAAVTNNNEVQSSTEEYNCTLDNVSSLSARCSSNVARSQPIEGKLILISENEKATNGKIINSSILTHLAEQEIVPAREKHTSTSYASYAFEAHHGETPNDDTTTTRLHPSVRASLSHPEAANGRNDETAFIHAESMLADALLPPSAIHANDIVGSTLDEKGLTFIREKLADKYNIADNSGTMQRRTCSVSKSYPRPLDRATVGSRDRSQGRVKDNNNPASIDKYVETTAAIVAAATEKQPAERAEMSLFQLPFSEAERKTCKPSSRVVESTDVLASINNPNQRKPCGSLSNDDPSKVTIESTDLSSDLNSIDPTTLVPPHLPTQTHEDSQNPIDAFASNPLQIELNSSRLKSSVVHSEQLQNQAFPHIVGNFNEQCDQQQQRRYTPLTDCLKDAIENLKIDSTRVQKCEKCHEDIRIDDVIVIAEKANNASWHPGCFVCSVCNELLVDLVYFYYKNKLYCGRDLAAFLGIPRCFACDELIFVREYTVAEGHDYHVKHFCCWDCDMPLAGQQYITENDRPLCLSCYQKSYAKTCAACNVVIAADQQGVAIKNLNFHATQVCFCCYSCKKNLLNGRMAIKKDKLFCSKECIATFFH from the exons ATGGAGGAAGAAATGACAAATCGTCCAAAGTGGCTGTTGGAACTGGAAAATCGTAAGCGGAAG CCACGTTTAGCGCACGAAGCTGGAGCTGGTGCACCATGTACAAACTGTAATTCCGCCTGTCCCGGTCTCGATCTTCATTTCTGGCGAAAAATTTGCAAGAACTGTAAATGTGGTCGAGACGATCACGACGTCGATGACGATGAATTTCCACAATTTGATTTGCTATTTGGACCAagtggaaaatttaaaaaaaagtccaTGT GTTtgcaagtaaataataaaaaagcaaacGCTGGTGAAAGTACATTCGAATGGGTGCCGCCAGACACGACTAAAGAACTAGCTGTGGATTACATGAAAGCTTTGCCCATGGAAAAATTGCCGATCAAGGGATCCGTTGGTGCTGTTTTGAGAAGGCAATTGTTGCAGAAACAACTACCGCTTCACGATATTGATTATAAAGTTTGCGATCAACTTAGCGAACAAGAGCAGAAAcaatttgaaagatatttagAGAACATAAAGAAATATGTAGGACAAGGCAAAGTGATGAAG ATGTTGGCTGCCCGCCCATTCGATCGTTCGCTCGTGACACCCGTCAATGCAACCGATATGCAAACGTGCAGCCCGCAACATAAATCTTGTATACCTTCCGTGCCTGCTGTTCAGTTACGTACGCCGAGTAGTTTTGCCACGATGAAAGATTCGTCGTACGCGAAGCATCCGTATGACACTCGAAATAAACGAGATGTTGCCGCAGTCACGAATAACAATGAGGTACAATCTAGTACAGAAGAGTACAATTGTACACTAGACAACGTGTCGTCGCTGTCAGCACGTTGCAGTAGCAATGTCGCCAGGTCGCAACCGATCGAAGGGAAATTGATATTGATTTCTGAAAATGAAAAAGCTACAAATGGCAAGATAATTAACTCTTCGATTCTCACGCATCTCGCTGAACAAGAAATTGTACCCGCTCGCGAAAAGCATACTTCTACGAGTTACGCGTCTTACGCTTTCGAGGCTCATCACGGAGAAACGCCGAACGACGACACGACGACGACCCGTCTGCACCCGTCTGTGCGTGCGTCTCTATCGCATCCGGAAGCTGCTAACGGCCGAAATGACGAAACGGCCTTTATCCATGCGGAATCTATGTTGGCGGATGCCCTTCTTCCGCCCAGTGCGATACACGCCAACGATATCGTCGGAAGCACCCTGGACGAGAAAGGATTGACGTTTATAAGAGAAAAGCTCGCCGACAAGTACAACATCGCGGACAATTCAGGAACGATGCAGCGTCGTACCTGCAGCGTCTCTAAATCGTATCCGCGACCGTTGGATCGCGCGACCGTTGGATCGCGCGACCGAAGTCAAGGACGAGTCAAGGATAATAATAATCCCGCGAGTATCGACAAGTACGTAGAGACAACGGCGGCTATTGTGGCGGCTGCTACTGAGAAGCAGCCCGCGGAAAGAGCGGAGATGAGCCTTTTTCAGCTTCCCTTTTCAGAAGCAGAGAGAAAGACGTGTAAACCTTCGTCTCGAGTAGTCGAATCGACCGATGTACTCGCCAGTATCAATAATCCGAATCAACGAAAGCCATGCGGTTCGTTATCGAACGATGATCCATCCAAAGTCACAATCGAGAGCACGGATCTATCGAGCGATCTCAATTCCATAGATCCCACCACATTGGTCCCACCACATTTACCGACGCAAACTCACGAGGATTCGCAAAATCCTATCGACGCTTTTGCGTCCAATCCGTTACAAATCGAATTGAATAGCTCGAGACTGAAATCGTCCGTCGTACATTCCGAACAGTTGCAAAACCAAGCGTTTCCCCACATCGTtggaaattttaacgaacaatgCGACCAACAACAACAACGACGATACACGCCACTTACAGACTGCTTGAAAGATgctattgaaaatttaaagataGACTCGACAAGAGTACAAAAGTGCGAAAAATGTCACGAGGATATACGTATCGATGACGTAATCGTAATCGCGGAGAAAGCTAATAACGCATCCTGGCATCCTGGCTGTTTCGTTTGTTCGGTATGTAACGAATTGTTGGTGGAtcttgtgtatttttattacaagaacAAGTTGTACTGCGGAAGGGACTTGGCCGCATTTCTAGGAATTCCCCGCTGTTTCGCCTGCGACGAG TTGATCTTTGTACGGGAATACACGGTTGCAGAGGGACACGATTATCacgttaaacatttttgttgctGGGACTGTGATATGCCATTGGCTGGACAACAATATATTACCGAAAACGATCGACCATTGTGTCTTTCTTGTTATCAAAAATCATATGCAAAAACGTGCGCCGCTTGTAACGTAGTGATCGCTGCTGATCAACAAGGAGTagctatcaaaaatttaaattttcatgcgACTCAAGTCTGCTTTTGCTGCTACAgctgtaagaaaaatttactcAACGGCAGAATGGCCATAAAGAAGGATAAATTGTTTTGCAGTAAAGAATGTATCGcaacattttttcattaa
- the LOC105204708 gene encoding CWF19-like protein 2 gives MEHINTCKTQVDKVKCSTEDIKLFVHRKSNKKSKKKKVNKKENKKHKKKRRSSSSSSSSECDDSSKFEWVEKNEDRVLSGAIENPVDRKVQENQLKRDEWMNVESFVPYLSKPVTKAQSSDKEERDKILLDKPGQSGRELNPYWKDGGDGLPRNNPGKSSNPKILDANWLKKSLRRAKEQAFRDGKRLEEVAAERWGSLETIQAMIIEAERMSSAEQNKSYRKRSLDRNDKDSQKIHRIRKHSRSRSRSRDRVGKYKTFDYSSERCTELKQTYEKSKDNDDYYNRQTVPASSWRKKWKKDGNDEKKCQVVDSRTSELKQVDSENIANTSEMAKDKGVDVLTKAEMNKLGAKIIKAELMGDEELAARLKTQLEHARKHVASRNTNEEEEAENVILTKTDAKGTARPIQPRNQSKRENDRKKIAETHISGERVRHFVDDDKYSLQEMFQREKGRSTTEDEAILTKLPSRSMDHMDDIFEREIARTDSEMRRDKRDRAEAIKEHKDLSKRMDNCWWCLDSKNMLKHMIVTMDSVICLSLPACTSLSTGHCILTPIQHVACQLQLDEDVWDRLKELKRKLTRMFTDEDFYPIFFEVYKRRCKFSHMQLECIPLPREIGELAPIYFKKALLECEIEWSVNKKVIDLTFKGIRHAVPNGLSYFMVEFASHPGYAHVIEDEEMFPHNFAKEVIGGMLDLDHNLWRKPKRQSFEEQRVKVLEFTEKWKKYNVS, from the exons ATG GAGCATATAAATACTTGTAAAACACAAGTTGACAAAGTCAAATGCAGCACTGAAGATATCAAATTATTTGTGCATAGGAAGTCaaacaaaaaatctaaaaagaagAAAGTTAATAAGAAGGAAAATAAGAagcataagaaaaaaagaagatccTCAAGCTCATCTTCAAGCAGC GAATGCGACGATAGCTCGAAATTTGAATGGGTGGAAAAAAATGAAGATCGAGTTTTATCGGGTGCTATTGAAAATCCTGTTGATCGTAAAGTCCAAGAAAATCAGCTTAAACGAGACGAATGGATGAATGTAGAAAGTTTTGTTCCATATTTGTCAAAGCCCGTTACGAAGGCACAATCATCAGATAAGGAGGAGCGAGACAAGATTCTTCTAGATAAACCAGGACAAAGTGGCAGGGAACTGAATCCATACTGGAAAGATGGAGGTGATGGATTACCTCGAAATAATCCAGGAAAATCGAGTAACCCCAAGATTTTGGATGCAAATTGGCTAAAGAAGAGTCTTCGGCGTGCCAAGGAACAAGCCTTCCGAGATGGTAAACGTCTAGAGGAAGTGGCTGCTGAACGTTGGGGT TCTCTAGAAACTATACAAGCGATGATAATCGAAGCGGAAAGAATGTCTAGTGCTGAACAAAATAAATCGTATCGCAAAAGATCGCTCGACAGAAATGATAAAGATTCCCAAAAAATTCACAGAATAAGAAAGCATTCAAGATCTAGATCCAGAAGTAGAGATCGCGTTGGAAAATACAAGACATTCGACTATTCGTCGGAACGTTGTACCGAGTTGAAACAAACTTATGAAAAATCCAAAGATAACGACGATTATTATAATCGACAGACTGTGCCTGCTAGCAGTTggagaaaaaaatggaaaaaagatggaaatgatgaaaaaaagtGTCAAGTTGTCGATTCACGTACTAGCGAGTTGAAACAAGTCGATTCGGAGAATATTGCCAACACGAGTGAGATGGCGAAAGATAAAGGTGTTGACGTTTTGACTAAAGCGGAAATGAACAAGTTAGGAGCAAAGATTATTAAAGCTGAACTAATGGGTGACGAG GAATTGGCAGCGCGACTTAAAACTCAATTGGAACACGCGAGAAAACATGTTGCATCACGTAATACcaacgaggaggaggaggcggagaaCGTAATTCTCACGAAAACCGATGCTAAAG GTACCGCAAGACCGATACAACCCAGAAACCAATCCAAGCGGGAAAATGATAGAAAGAAAATTGCCGAAACACACATCTCCGGTGAGAGAGTACGTCATTTCGTGGACGATGATAAATATTCTTTACAAGAAATG TTTCAACGAGAGAAAGGAAGATCCACGACCGAAGATGAAGCGATCCTCACTAAACTTCCCTCTAGA AGCATGGATCATATGGATGATATATTTGAGCGAGAAATCGCACGAACAGATTCAGAAATGAGACGAGACAAGCGGGATCGTGCAGAGGCAATTAAAGAGCACAAGGATTTATCCAAACGTATGGATAATTGTTGGTGGTGCCTCGATtcgaaaaatatgttaaagcaCATGATCGTGACAATGGACTCTGTTATTTGCTTAAGCTTGCCCGCTTGTACCTCCTTGAGTACTGGTCATTGCATATTGACACCTATACAGCATGTCGCTTGTCAATTACAATTAGATGAAGATGTATGGGACAGGCTGAAG gaattgaaaagaaaattaaccAGGATGTTTACGGATGAAGATTTTTATCCGATATTTTTTGAAGTGTACAAAAGACGTTGTAAATTTTCACATATGCAATTAGAGTGTATTCCATTACCGAGAGAAATTGGCGAGTTAGCACcgatatattttaaa aaaGCTTTACTTGAATGTGAAATTGAATGGTCCGTCAACAAAAAGGTTATCGATCTAACGTTTAAAGGTATACGCCATGCTGTACCAAATGGATTGTCATATTTTATGGTAGAGTTTGCTTCACATCCTGGCTACGCTCACGTGATTGAGGACGAGGAAATGTTTCCGCACAATTTTGCCAAG gaAGTAATAGGAGGAATGTTGGACTTGGATCACAATCTGTGGCGCAAACCGAAAAGACAAAGTTTCGAAGAACAAAGAGTAAAGGTATTAGAGTTTacagaaaaatggaaaaagtatAATGTCTCGTGA
- the LOC105204685 gene encoding probable ATP-dependent RNA helicase DDX55 homolog: MKIQKWEDLDVRLSDPVLKTLKQLRFFNMTPVQAACIPLLLNGKDVAVEAVTGSGKTLAFLIPLLEILQKRSEKWKIMETGAIIVSPTRELATQISEILGEFLKEIPSLKQVLLVGGVTLKKDVETLKKGANIIVATPGRLEDVLSNRNSIGLNLCVKSLEFFVLDEADRLLDLGFSVTLDSILSYLPRLRRTGLFSATQTKQVQQLIRAGLRNPALIVVKEKSNISTPINLKNNFTIVQPEYKLPVMIDFIRSIGFETKYMIFLPTCACVDYFSRVIQAVLPSINVLALHGKMKSKRYKVFDKFRSAQSGILICTDVMARGIDISEIDWVLQYDPPCVASSFVHRCGRTARIGNEGNALLFLLETESAYVDFIKRNQKVELHQMERELDKDTVDECLQCMRQMQQKDRLVFDKANRAFVSYVQAYSKHECNLILQLKDIDLGKLAMGFGLLRMPKMPELKGKDVSSFVGLEIDINTIPYAHKQRELRRIKRLSEYRNTGVWTSNQNRCNRKKQTESWSESKKRKLERREKRSKRKERKELLKQQFSTTCNKRKRKRMNEEDIEQLAKDIALIKKFKKRKISQEEFDAAFQV; the protein is encoded by the exons atgaagatacaaaaatgGGAAGATTTGGATGTACGATTGAGTGATCCTGTGTTGAAAACGCTTAAACAGTTGAGATTTTTCAATATGACACCGGTTCAG GCAGCTTGCATACCATTATTATTGAATGGTAAAGACGTTGCGGTAGAAGCAGTTACTGGCAGTGGCAAGACACTCGCTTTTCTTATTCCTTTATTGGAGATATTACAA AAACGAAGTGAAAAATGGAAGATTATGGAGACAGGAGCGATAATAGTCAGCCCTACGAGAGAACTGGCTACACAGATTAGTGAAATTTTAGGAGagtttttgaaagaaattcCATCATTGAAACAAGTGTTACTAGTCGGTGGCGTGACGCTTAAAAAAGATGTAGAGACGTTGAAGAAAGGTGCGAATATTATTGTTGCCACACCTGGTAGATTAGAAGACGTTTTGTCTAATCGTAATTCTATCGGTTTGaatttgtgtgtaaaatcttTG gaattttttgtGTTGGACGAGGCAGATAGATTACTAGACTTGGGATTCTCTGTGACTTTGGATAGTATTTTAAGCTATTTGCCACGTCTTAGAAGAACAGGATTATTTTCTGCAACACAGACGAAACAAGTACAACAATTGATTAGGGCGGGACTAAGAAATCCAGCGTTGATCGTTGTGAAAGAAAAATCTAATATCTCCACGcctataaacttaaaaaataatttcacaattgtCCAACCTGAATACAAGTTGCCAGTAATGATAGATTTTATACGCTCGATAGGATTTGAAACAAAGTATATGATATTTCTACCTACTTGCGCGTGCGTGGATTATTTCAGTCGAGTTATACAAGC AGTATTACCATCGATAAACGTACTTGCTCTACACGGTAAAATGAAAAGCAAGAGATATAAAGTGTTTGATAAATTTCGAAGTGCCCAAAGTGGCATTTTAATTTGCACAGATGTAATGGCTCGTGGAATCGATATATCGGAAATAGATTGGGTATTGCAGTATGATCCTCCCTGTGTGGCTAGTAGTTTTGTACATAG aTGTGGTAGAACCGCTAGGATCGGCAATGAAGGAAACGCGTTGCTGTTTCTTCTAGAAACGGAGAGTGCGTATGTAGAtttcattaaaagaaatcaAAAAGTCGAATTGCATCAAATGGAAAGGGAATTGGACAAGGATACTGTCGACGAATGCTTACAGTGCATGAGGCAGATGCAACAAAAGGATCGACTTGTGTTTGACAAAGCTAACCGTGCCTTTGTTTCATACGTGCAGGCATATAGCAAACACGAGTGTAATTTAATTCTTCAGTTGAAAGATATCGATTTGGGAAAGTTGGCTATGGGTTTTGGTCTTCTGAGAATGCCAAAAATGCCAGAACTCAAAGGAAAGGACGTGTCATCTTTCGTTGGCCTTGAAATCGATATAAATACGATACCCTATGCGCACAAACAACGTGAATTGCGTAGAATTAAAAGGCTGAGCGAATATCGGAACACTGGCGTTTGGACGAGTAATCAGAACAGATGTAATCGCAAAAAGCAAACTGAATCTTGGTCCGAAAGTAAAAAGAGAAAACTCGAGAGACGAGAGAAACGAAGTAAACGAAAGGAAAGGAAGGAGTTGTTGAAACAACAGTTTTCAACAACTTGCAATaagaggaagaggaagcgaATGAACGAGGAAGATATCGAGCAGTTGGCAAAAGATATagcgttaattaaaaaatttaaaaagagaaag ATATCGCAAGAAGAATTTGATGCGGCTTTTCAAGTTTGA